Proteins from a single region of Meles meles chromosome 10, mMelMel3.1 paternal haplotype, whole genome shotgun sequence:
- the REPIN1 gene encoding LOW QUALITY PROTEIN: replication initiator 1 (The sequence of the model RefSeq protein was modified relative to this genomic sequence to represent the inferred CDS: deleted 1 base in 1 codon) — protein sequence MGVGVSLLLQFSLTSGGYQSVGRSRHCSRRSIPRNIPRRGWKKPHLQLHGLQAEEEPMLERRCKGPLAMGPAQPKVPGPSQKLPQTLEKEPHGLRLQGTSVAQSGGQAPSRAHRCAHCRRHFPGWVALWLHSRHCQARLPLPCPECGRRFRHAPFLALHCQVHAAATPDLGFACHLCRRTFRGWVALVLHLRAHSAAKRPIACPECARRFWRRKQLRAHARRCHPPAPEARPFICGNCGRSFAQWDQLVAHKRVHVAEALEEAAAKALGPRPRGRPAVTAPRPGGDAVDRPFQCACCGKRFRHKPNLIAHRRVHTGERPHQCPECGKRFTNKPYLTSHRRIHTGEKPYPCTECGRRFRHKPNLLSHSKIHKRSEGAAPGGPGAGSPQLPAGPLEASSEPPAAEAALKPARERAPEPPPEDPGAPPPAAAAAPPSLFSCEDCGRSFRLERFLRAHQRQHSGERPFACAECGKNFGKKTHLVAHSRVHSGERPFACEECGRRFSQGSHLAAHRRDHAPERPFVCPDCGKAFRHKPYLAAHRRIHTGEKPYVCPDCGKAFSQKSNLVSHRRIHTGERPYACPDCDRSFSQKSNLITHRKSHIRDGAFCCAICGQTFDDEEKLLAHQKKHDV from the exons ATGGGGGTAGGGGTGTCTTTACTGCTGCAGTTTTCTCTGACATCTGGGGGCTACCAGAGTGTGGGCCGAAGCCGGCACTGCAGCCGCAGAAGTATCCCCAGGAACATCCCCAGGAGGGGCTGGAAAAAGCCTCATCTCCAGCTCCACGGTCTCCAGG CAGAGGAAGAACCCATGCTGGAACGGCGCTGCAAGGGCCCCCTGGCCATGGGTCCCGCCCAGCCCAAGGTCCCTGGGCCCTCCCAGAAGTTGCCCCAGACCCTGGAGAAGGAGCCCCACGGGCTGAGGTTACAAGGCACTTCCGTGGCCCAGTCGGGTGGCCAAGCCCCCAGTAGGGCCCATCGCTGTGCCCACTGCCGAAGGCACTTCCCGGGCTGGGTGGCCCTGTGGCTTCACAGCCGGCACTGCCAGGCCCGGCTGCCGCTGCCCTGTCCTGAATGCGGCCGTCGCTTCCGACACGCGCCCTTCTTGGCCCTGCACTGCCAGGTCCACGCGGCTGCCACCCCGGATCTGGGCTTCGCCTGCCACCTCTGCAGGCGGACCTTCCGAGGCTGGGTGGCCCTTGTTCTGCATCTGCGGGCACACTCGGCGGCAAAGCGGCCCATCGCGTGTCCTGAATGTGCGAGACGCTTCTGGCGGCGGAAGCAGCTTCGAGCGCACGCGCGGAGGTGCCACCCCCCAGCCCCGGAGGCCCGGCCCTTCATATGCGGCAACTGCGGCCGCAGCTTTGCCCAGTGGGACCAGCTAGTCGCTCACAAGCGGGTTCACGTAGCCGAGGCCCTGGAGGAGGCAGCGGCCAAGGCTCTGGGGCCCCGGCCTAGGGGCCGCCCGGCCGTGACCGCCCCACGGCCTGGCGGAGACGCGGTCGACCGCCCCTTCCAGTGCGCCTGCTGCGGCAAGCGCTTTCGGCACAAGCCCAACTTGATCGCCCACCGCCGCGTGCACACGGGCGAGCGGCCCCACCAGTGCCCGGAATGCGGGAAGCGCTTCACCAATAAGCCCTACCTGACCTCACACCGGCGCATCCACACCGGCGAGAAGCCCTACCCGTGCACGGAGTGCGGCCGCCGCTTCCGCCACAAACCCAACCTGCTGTCCCACAGCAAGATCCACAAGCGGTCCGAAGGGGCGGCCCcgggcggccccggcgcggggAGCCCCCAGCTTCCGGCCGGCCCCCTGGAGGCCTCGTCCGAGCCCCCAGCCGCCGAGGCCGCGCTGAAACCCGCCCGGGAGCGGGCGCCCGAGCCTCCGCCCGAGGACCCCGGAGCGCCCCCgcccgccgcggccgccgcg CCCCCGTCCCTGTTCAGCTGCGAGGACTGCGGCCGGAGCTTCCGGCTGGAGCGCTTCCTGCGGGCGCACCAGCGGCAGCACAGCGGCGAGCGGCCCTTCGCCTGCGCCGAGTGCGGGAAGAACTTCGGCAAGAAGACCCACCTGGTGGCGCACTCCCGGGTGCACTCGGGCGAGCGGCCCTTCGCGTGCGAGGAGTGCGGGCGCCGCTTCTCCCAGGGCAGCCACCTGGCGGCCCACCGGCGCGACCACGCCCCCGAGCGGCCCTTCGTCTGCCCGGACTGCGGCAAGGCCTTCCGCCACAAGCCCTACCTGGCGGCCCACCGGCGCATCCACACCGGCGAGAAGCCCTACGTCTGCCCGGACTGCGGCAAGGCCTTCAGCCAGAAGTCCAACCTGGTGTCCCATCGGCGCATCCACACGGGCGAGCGCCCCTACGCCTGCCCCGACTGCGACCGCAGCTTCAGCCAGAAGTCCAACCTCATCACCCACCGGAAGAGCCACATCCGGGACGGCGCCTTCTGCTGCGCCATCTGTGGCCAGACCTTCGACGACGAGGAGAAGCTCCTGGCCCATCAGAAGAAGCATGACGTCTGA
- the RARRES2 gene encoding retinoic acid receptor responder protein 2 produces the protein MWQLLMPLALCLGAVGLGRAELTAAQQRGLQVALEEFHKHPPVQWAFRETGVDSATETPFPAGTFVRLEFKLQQTSCRKKDWKKAECKIRPNGRKRKCLACIKLSSADKVLGRMVHCPIHTQAPGEPEEHQEAQCGRVERAGEDPHSYYFPGQFAFFKALPPS, from the exons ATGTGGCAGCTGTTGATGCCTCTGGCCCTGTGTCTGGGCGCGGTGGGCCTGGGCAGAGCCGAGCTCACGGCAGCGCAGCAGCGCGGCCTGCAGGTGGCCCTGGAAGAGTTCCACAAGCACCCGCCCGTCCAGTGGGCCTTCAGGGAGACCGGCGTGGACAGCGCCACGGAAACG CCCTTCCCTGCAGGGACCTTTGTGAGGCTGGAATTCAAGCTCCAGCAGACCAGCTGCCGGAAGAAGGACTGGAAAAAAGCGGAGTGCAAAATCAGGCCCAACGGG aggaAGCGGAAATGCCTGGCCTGCATCAAACTGAGCTCTGCAGATAAAGTCCTCGGCCGGATGGTCCACTGCCCCATACACACGCAGGCTCCCGGG GAGCCCGAGGAGCACCAGGAGGCTCAGTGCGGCAGGGTGGAGCGCGCAGGCGAGGACCCCCACAGCTACTACTTCCCAGGACAGTTTGCCTTCTTCAAGGCCCTGCCCCCGAGCTGA
- the LRRC61 gene encoding leucine-rich repeat-containing protein 61 isoform X2 has protein sequence MESQGEKPAEADGVRVTPQLLKSRSGEFALESILLLKLRGLGLADLGCLGECLGLEWLDLSGNALTQLGPLASLRQLLVLNVADNRLTALEPLAACENLQSLNAAGNLLATPGQLQCLAGLRGLEYLRLRDPLARLSNPLCSSPSYWAAVRELLPGLKVIDGERVTGRGSEFYQLCRDLDSSLRPGPGPSPGAAEAQPWVEPGYWESWPPRSSSILEEACRQFQHTLQECHDLDRQARDSLAQAERALSPAGATSSFVF, from the coding sequence ATGGAGTCGCAGGGCGAGAAGCCGGCCGAGGCCGACGGGGTGCGCGTCACACCCCAGCTGCTCAAGTCTCGCTCGGGTGAGTTCGCGCTGGAGTCCATCCTGCTGCTGAAGCTTCGGGGCCTGGGGCTGGCGGACCTGGGCTGCTTGGGGGAGTGCCTGGGGCTCGAGTGGCTGGACCTGTCGGGCAACGCGCTCACGCAGCTGGGCCCGCTGGCCTCCCTGCGCCAGCTGCTGGTGCTCAACGTGGCCGACAACCGGCTGACGGCGCTGGAGCCTCTGGCCGCCTGCGAGAACCTGCAGAGCCTCAACGCCGCGGGCAACCTGCTGGCCACCCCCGGCCAGCTGCAGTGTCTGGCCGGCCTGCGGGGCCTCGAGTACCTGCGGCTGCGGGACCCCCTGGCCCGGCTCAGCAACCCGCTGTGCAGCAGCCCCTCGTACTGGGCGGCCGTCCGAGAGCTGCTCCCCGGCCTCAAGGTCATCGACGGGGAGCGCGTGACGGGCCGGGGCAGCGAGTTCTACCAGCTGTGCCGGGACCTGGATAGCTCCCtgcgccccggccccggccccagccccggGGCCGCCGAGGCCCAGCCCTGGGTGGAGCCGGGCTACTGGGAGTCTTGGCCCCCCCGGAGCAGCTCCATCCTGGAGGAGGCCTGCCGCCAGTTCCAGCACACCCTGCAGGAGTGCCACGACCTGGACCGCCAGGCCCGCGACAGCCTGGCCCAGGCCGAACGGGCACTCAGCCCTGCCGGCGCTACCTCGTCCTTCGTGTTTTGA